In Iodobacter fluviatilis, one DNA window encodes the following:
- a CDS encoding MBL fold metallo-hydrolase — MQQPQVEAFYDPNTSTISYIVFDQQGGRAALIDTVLDYDAKSGRSSCISADKLIEFVRANDLKVDWILETHAHADHLSAAAYLKDKLGGKIAIGQHINQVQGIFKPVFGMEADFAVDGSQFDVLFAAGDVFQIGTLNAEVLFVPGHTPADIAFLMGDALFVGDTLFMPDVGSARCDFPGGDAAVLYDSIQQLLALPDTTRVFVCHDYVPAGRSAVAWQSSVAEQRECNIHVHQGIGKAEFIAMRQARDKTLDMPQLILPSIQINIRAGHFPPAEADGQRYIKIPLNVL; from the coding sequence ATGCAACAACCTCAAGTTGAAGCTTTTTACGACCCGAATACCTCAACCATTAGTTATATCGTGTTTGATCAGCAGGGAGGTCGCGCGGCTCTGATCGATACGGTGCTGGATTACGATGCCAAATCTGGGCGCTCATCCTGTATAAGCGCAGATAAATTGATTGAGTTTGTAAGGGCGAACGATTTAAAAGTAGATTGGATTCTTGAGACGCATGCTCACGCAGATCATCTGTCAGCGGCCGCCTACTTAAAAGACAAGCTTGGCGGGAAAATTGCGATTGGCCAGCACATTAATCAGGTGCAAGGGATTTTTAAACCGGTCTTTGGTATGGAAGCAGATTTTGCCGTGGATGGCAGTCAGTTTGATGTGTTGTTTGCGGCTGGGGATGTGTTTCAGATTGGCACATTAAATGCGGAAGTTTTATTTGTGCCTGGCCATACACCTGCGGACATTGCTTTTTTGATGGGTGATGCTTTGTTTGTGGGCGATACCCTGTTTATGCCGGATGTAGGCTCTGCACGCTGTGATTTTCCAGGGGGCGATGCTGCGGTACTTTATGATTCTATTCAGCAGCTGCTGGCGCTGCCAGACACAACCCGTGTGTTTGTCTGTCATGATTATGTACCCGCAGGGCGATCTGCCGTGGCTTGGCAAAGCAGTGTTGCCGAGCAGCGTGAGTGCAATATTCATGTGCACCAGGGGATCGGCAAGGCTGAGTTTATTGCGATGCGGCAGGCAAGAGACAAAACGCTCGATATGCCACAATTGATTTTACCTTCGATTCAAATCAATATTCGGGCAGGTCACTTTCCTCCTGCTGAGGCAGATGGACAGCGCTACATAAAAATACCGCTGAATGTTTTGTAA
- a CDS encoding DUF808 domain-containing protein, which translates to MAGTSLLVLLDDIAAVLDDVALMTKVAAKKTAGVLGDDLALNAEQVSGVRAERELPVVWAVAKGSLINKLILVPAALAISAVVPGLITPLLMLGGAYLCFEGFEKLAHSFLHHAKAAEVSHPATDDGVVVDLLAYEKDKIKGAIRTDFVLSAEIIVISLGTVATAPFLSQLTVLALIALVMTVGVYGLVAGIVRLDDIGLALCKKQGQGGLVYLQRKLGTACLLGAPYLMRTLTIVGTIAMFMVGGGILTHGFTPAHDLIHHWAEMGAQVPGVDWLLSAILPSVLNAMAGVLAGAILLGLFMLISVIFKKRI; encoded by the coding sequence ATGGCCGGAACCAGTCTTTTAGTATTGCTTGATGATATTGCTGCTGTTTTAGATGATGTCGCGCTGATGACTAAAGTCGCGGCTAAAAAAACAGCAGGCGTTTTAGGGGATGATTTGGCGCTGAATGCCGAGCAAGTCTCTGGTGTGCGGGCCGAGCGTGAGCTGCCTGTGGTTTGGGCGGTGGCAAAAGGCTCGCTGATTAATAAACTTATTCTGGTGCCGGCTGCGCTGGCAATCAGCGCGGTTGTGCCGGGGCTGATTACGCCTCTGCTCATGCTGGGCGGGGCCTATCTTTGTTTTGAAGGCTTTGAAAAACTGGCTCATTCTTTTTTGCACCATGCAAAGGCGGCTGAGGTTTCGCATCCTGCAACGGATGATGGGGTGGTTGTTGATTTGCTTGCTTATGAAAAAGACAAGATAAAGGGGGCTATTCGCACTGATTTTGTACTTTCGGCAGAAATTATCGTGATTTCATTAGGAACCGTTGCCACTGCACCATTTTTATCACAACTCACTGTACTGGCTTTAATTGCGCTGGTGATGACCGTGGGCGTTTATGGCCTAGTAGCAGGGATTGTTAGGCTGGACGATATTGGCTTGGCGCTTTGTAAAAAGCAGGGGCAGGGTGGGCTGGTCTATTTGCAGCGCAAGCTGGGTACGGCTTGTTTGTTGGGCGCGCCTTACTTGATGAGAACGCTGACCATCGTAGGAACAATAGCGATGTTTATGGTGGGTGGCGGGATTTTGACCCATGGCTTTACGCCCGCTCATGATTTGATTCATCACTGGGCAGAAATGGGTGCCCAGGTGCCGGGGGTGGATTGGTTGTTGTCTGCAATATTGCCCTCTGTTTTGAATGCAATGGCAGGTGTGCTGGCGGGGGCTATATTGCTTGGATTATTTATGCTGATCTCTGTGATTTTCAAGAAAAGGATTTGA